One Methylobacterium sp. AMS5 genomic region harbors:
- the mch gene encoding methenyltetrahydromethanopterin cyclohydrolase encodes MSSNTSAPSLNALAGPLVESLVADAAKLRLIVAQENGARTVDAGANARGSIEAGRRIAEICLGGLGTVTIAPVGPVASWPYTVVVHSADPVLACLGSQYAGWSLADEEGDSGFFALGSGPGRAVAVVEELYKELGYRDNATTTALVLESGSAPPASVVNKVARETGIAPENVTFIYAPTQSLAGSTQVVARVLEVALHKAHTVGFDLHKILDGIGSAPLSPPHPDFIQAMGRTNDAIIYGGRVQLFVDADDADAKQLAEQIPSTTSADHGAPFAEIFSRVNGDFYKIDGALFSPAEAIVTSVKTGKSFRGGRLEPQLVDASFA; translated from the coding sequence ATGAGTTCCAACACGAGCGCGCCGAGCCTCAACGCCCTGGCCGGGCCGCTGGTCGAGAGCCTCGTCGCTGACGCGGCCAAGCTCCGGCTCATCGTCGCCCAGGAGAACGGCGCGCGCACCGTCGATGCCGGCGCCAACGCCCGCGGCTCGATCGAGGCCGGACGGCGCATCGCCGAGATCTGCCTCGGCGGCCTCGGCACCGTGACGATCGCGCCGGTCGGCCCGGTCGCCTCCTGGCCCTACACCGTCGTCGTCCACTCCGCCGATCCGGTGCTGGCCTGCCTCGGCTCGCAATATGCCGGCTGGAGCCTCGCCGACGAGGAGGGCGATTCCGGCTTCTTCGCCCTCGGCTCGGGGCCCGGCCGTGCGGTGGCCGTGGTGGAGGAACTCTACAAGGAGCTCGGCTATCGCGACAATGCGACGACGACCGCGCTCGTCCTCGAATCCGGTAGCGCCCCGCCGGCCTCCGTGGTGAACAAGGTTGCCCGCGAGACCGGCATCGCCCCGGAGAACGTGACCTTCATCTACGCCCCGACCCAGAGTCTGGCCGGTTCGACCCAGGTCGTCGCCCGCGTGCTGGAAGTGGCGCTGCACAAGGCCCACACCGTCGGTTTCGACCTGCACAAGATCCTCGACGGCATCGGTTCGGCTCCGCTCTCGCCGCCGCACCCGGACTTCATCCAGGCGATGGGCCGCACCAACGACGCCATCATCTATGGCGGCCGGGTGCAGCTCTTCGTCGATGCCGACGATGCGGATGCCAAGCAGCTCGCCGAGCAGATCCCCTCCACCACCTCGGCCGATCACGGCGCGCCCTTCGCCGAGATCTTTTCGCGGGTGAACGGCGACTTCTACAAGATCGACGGCGCGCTGTTCTCGCCGGCCGAGGCCATCGTCACCTCGGTCAAGACCGGCAAGTCGTTCCGCGGCGGCCGGCTGGAGCCGCAGCTCGTGGACGCGTCGTTCGCGTAA
- the mtdB gene encoding NAD(P)-dependent methylenetetrahydromethanopterin dehydrogenase: MARSILHMLTPLKHMSPFDVNMAIDAGFETLIPYTGVDLTDVVSLTQDSIFSRAPQDGVRTGIFIGGKNAELALDMVDRAKKAFVPPFVNHVFADPAGSFTTGAAMVAEVARALKARFGTDLKGKRIVIFGGAGVVAYVAAVIGALEGAHSVLVGHDGEERVSKIAFTMKWRFGIEVGAVDGTLPEARRAAITDADVILSAGPAGVSILTAEDLESAPKLLVASDVNAVPPAGIAGIDVNAVDVPLPTGKGVGIGALAVGNVKYQTQCRMFRKMLEAQEPLCLDFRDAYKLAVEIAG; encoded by the coding sequence ATGGCCCGCTCGATCCTGCACATGCTGACGCCGCTCAAGCACATGAGCCCGTTCGACGTGAACATGGCGATCGATGCCGGCTTCGAGACGCTGATCCCCTATACGGGTGTCGATCTCACCGATGTCGTCTCGCTGACGCAGGACTCGATCTTCTCCCGCGCGCCGCAGGACGGCGTGCGCACCGGCATCTTCATCGGCGGCAAGAACGCCGAGCTGGCGCTCGACATGGTGGACCGGGCGAAGAAGGCCTTTGTGCCTCCCTTCGTCAACCACGTCTTCGCCGACCCGGCCGGCTCCTTCACCACCGGTGCGGCGATGGTCGCCGAGGTCGCCCGCGCGCTGAAAGCGCGGTTCGGCACCGACCTGAAGGGCAAGCGCATCGTCATCTTCGGCGGCGCGGGCGTGGTCGCCTACGTCGCGGCGGTGATCGGCGCGCTGGAGGGGGCGCACAGCGTGCTCGTCGGCCATGACGGCGAGGAGCGCGTCTCGAAGATCGCCTTCACCATGAAGTGGCGCTTCGGCATCGAGGTCGGCGCCGTGGACGGCACCCTGCCCGAGGCGCGCCGCGCCGCGATTACGGACGCCGACGTGATCCTCTCGGCCGGCCCCGCCGGCGTCTCGATCCTGACGGCGGAGGATCTCGAATCCGCGCCGAAGCTCTTGGTGGCCTCCGACGTCAACGCCGTACCGCCCGCCGGCATCGCCGGCATCGACGTGAACGCCGTCGACGTGCCCCTGCCCACCGGCAAGGGCGTCGGCATCGGCGCGCTCGCGGTCGGCAACGTCAAGTACCAGACCCAGTGCCGCATGTTCCGCAAGATGCTGGAGGCGCAGGAGCCGCTTTGTCTCGATTTCCGCGACGCCTACAAGCTCGCCGTCGAGATCGCCGGCTGA
- a CDS encoding SRPBCC family protein has product MLKEISGLKRIAWLAAAALAVTTVGAEAQHAPTRRKIVESVTIDASPDKVWAVVGNPADAGWIENVARGEPQGSADKPIFRLTLKNGHVIVEESRKLDPEHRSFGYYILESEVTDLPAKDYSATISVRPEGAQARVEWRAAFYRGHPNNDPPPELNDENSEKRVRAWIHASLENLKARLEKSGS; this is encoded by the coding sequence ATGCTCAAGGAGATTTCCGGTTTGAAGCGGATCGCATGGCTCGCCGCCGCGGCGCTCGCCGTCACCACGGTCGGGGCCGAGGCGCAGCACGCGCCGACCCGGCGCAAGATCGTCGAGAGCGTCACCATCGACGCCTCCCCCGACAAAGTCTGGGCGGTGGTCGGCAACCCGGCCGATGCGGGCTGGATCGAGAACGTGGCGCGCGGCGAACCGCAGGGCAGCGCGGACAAGCCGATCTTCCGGCTGACGCTGAAGAACGGCCACGTCATCGTCGAGGAGAGCCGCAAGCTCGATCCGGAGCATAGAAGCTTCGGCTATTACATCCTCGAGAGCGAGGTCACCGACCTGCCGGCCAAGGATTACTCGGCCACGATCTCGGTGCGGCCCGAGGGCGCGCAGGCGCGGGTCGAGTGGCGGGCCGCGTTCTACCGCGGCCATCCGAACAACGACCCGCCGCCCGAACTCAACGACGAGAATTCGGAGAAGCGCGTGCGGGCCTGGATTCATGCCAGCCTTGAGAACCTCAAGGCCCGGCTTGAGAAGAGCGGCTCCTGA
- a CDS encoding beta-ribofuranosylaminobenzene 5'-phosphate synthase family protein, with the protein MAEVPDQTAEIVSATTSRPAGVGVRVRAPARLHFGFLDLNGGLGRRFGSIGLALDAPAVQLVARPAKRASASGPEAERVRANLLAAAAYLDVPEAVAVEVEESIPAHAGFGSGTQLALAVAAALARLNRRPFAPADFADVLDRGNRSGVGLAAFTEGGLIVDGGRDGSGAPPPVIARLPYPEDWRVVLILDEAMTGVHGSRETEAFRDLPPFDAGQAAEICRIVLMQVLPAAATAEPNGFGAGITAIQKRIGDHFAPHQGGRFASPAVADALAAIAQAGVPGYGQSSWGPTGFALVPSQREAEALVAGLARPGRLRFVIARGRNVGASVAEV; encoded by the coding sequence GTGGCCGAGGTCCCGGACCAGACGGCTGAGATCGTGAGCGCGACGACATCCCGGCCGGCCGGGGTCGGCGTGCGGGTCCGCGCGCCCGCGCGCCTGCATTTCGGCTTCCTCGATCTCAATGGCGGCCTCGGGCGCCGCTTCGGCAGCATCGGGCTCGCCCTCGACGCGCCGGCCGTCCAACTCGTCGCCCGCCCCGCCAAGCGCGCCTCCGCCAGCGGCCCGGAGGCCGAGCGGGTGCGCGCCAACCTGCTGGCCGCCGCCGCCTATCTCGATGTGCCGGAGGCCGTGGCGGTGGAGGTCGAGGAATCGATTCCCGCCCATGCCGGCTTCGGCTCGGGCACGCAGCTCGCGCTGGCCGTCGCCGCCGCGCTGGCGCGCCTCAATAGACGTCCCTTCGCGCCGGCGGACTTCGCCGACGTGCTCGACCGCGGCAACCGTTCCGGTGTCGGGCTCGCCGCCTTCACCGAGGGCGGGCTGATCGTGGACGGCGGGCGCGACGGCTCCGGTGCGCCGCCGCCCGTCATCGCCCGGCTGCCCTATCCGGAGGATTGGCGGGTCGTGCTGATCCTCGATGAGGCCATGACCGGTGTGCATGGCTCCCGCGAGACCGAGGCGTTCCGCGACCTGCCGCCCTTCGATGCGGGGCAGGCCGCCGAGATCTGCCGGATCGTGCTGATGCAGGTGCTGCCCGCCGCCGCGACGGCCGAGCCGAACGGGTTCGGCGCCGGCATCACCGCGATCCAGAAGCGGATCGGCGACCATTTCGCCCCGCACCAGGGCGGGCGCTTCGCCAGCCCTGCCGTGGCCGACGCTCTCGCGGCGATCGCGCAGGCCGGCGTGCCCGGCTACGGCCAGAGTTCCTGGGGGCCGACCGGCTTCGCGCTCGTGCCCTCGCAGAGGGAGGCGGAGGCGCTGGTGGCGGGGCTGGCGCGGCCCGGCCGCCTGCGCTTCGTCATCGCCCGCGGACGCAATGTCGGCGCCTCGGTTGCGGAAGTTTAG
- the fae gene encoding 5,6,7,8-tetrahydromethanopterin hydro-lyase, whose translation MAKITKVQVGEALVGDGNEVAHIDLIIGPRGSPAETAFCNGLVNNKHGFTSLLAVIAPNLPCKPNTLMFNKVTINDARQAVQMFGPAQHGVAMAVQDAVAEGIIPADEADDLYVLVGVFIHWEAADDAKIQKYNYEATKLSIQRAVNGEPKASVVTEQRKSATHPFAANA comes from the coding sequence ATGGCAAAGATCACCAAGGTTCAGGTCGGCGAGGCCCTCGTCGGCGACGGCAACGAAGTCGCCCACATCGACCTCATCATCGGACCGCGCGGTTCGCCCGCCGAGACGGCCTTCTGCAACGGTCTGGTCAACAACAAGCACGGCTTCACCAGCCTGCTCGCCGTGATCGCGCCGAACCTGCCGTGCAAGCCGAACACGCTGATGTTCAACAAGGTCACCATCAACGACGCCCGTCAGGCCGTCCAGATGTTCGGCCCGGCCCAGCATGGCGTCGCCATGGCCGTGCAGGACGCGGTTGCCGAAGGCATCATCCCGGCCGACGAAGCCGACGACCTGTACGTGCTGGTCGGCGTGTTCATCCACTGGGAAGCGGCCGACGACGCCAAGATCCAGAAGTACAACTACGAGGCCACCAAGCTCTCGATCCAGCGCGCCGTCAACGGCGAGCCGAAGGCTTCGGTCGTCACCGAGCAGCGCAAGTCGGCGACCCACCCCTTCGCCGCCAACGCTTAG
- a CDS encoding HisA/HisF-related TIM barrel protein produces the protein MSHGSEGRPFRLIPVIDLRHGQVVRARAGERDAYAPIDTPLARGSRPADVARGLLDAVGGDRLYVADLDAIMEGRAPDRASLEAVASACPGVTLWVDAGFCDFSGVARFTAFGLGRPVLGSESQRDADLVRALGNRAVLSLDSRGAERLGPDTLHDDAETWPEDVIVMTLARVGTGTGPDISGVSRAVEAGGGRRIYAAGGVRGPEDAARLEEAGAAGALVASAIHDGRLR, from the coding sequence ATGTCTCACGGTTCTGAGGGGCGGCCGTTTCGGCTGATCCCGGTGATCGACCTGCGCCACGGGCAGGTGGTGCGCGCCCGCGCGGGCGAGCGTGACGCCTATGCCCCGATCGATACCCCCTTGGCCAGAGGCTCGCGACCCGCCGACGTGGCCCGCGGCCTTCTCGATGCCGTCGGGGGGGACCGGCTCTACGTCGCCGACCTCGACGCGATCATGGAGGGCCGGGCGCCCGACCGTGCCAGCCTCGAGGCGGTGGCCAGCGCCTGCCCAGGGGTGACGCTGTGGGTCGATGCCGGCTTCTGTGATTTCTCGGGCGTCGCGCGTTTCACCGCGTTCGGGCTCGGTCGCCCGGTACTCGGCAGCGAGAGCCAGCGGGATGCGGACCTCGTGCGTGCGCTCGGCAACCGTGCCGTGCTCTCCCTCGACAGCCGGGGCGCGGAACGGCTCGGACCGGACACCCTGCACGACGATGCGGAGACGTGGCCCGAGGATGTGATCGTGATGACGCTGGCACGGGTCGGCACCGGGACTGGTCCCGATATCTCAGGGGTGTCGCGGGCCGTCGAGGCGGGCGGGGGTCGGCGGATCTACGCGGCCGGCGGCGTGCGCGGGCCGGAGGACGCGGCACGCCTCGAAGAGGCCGGGGCGGCCGGAGCGCTGGTCGCCTCGGCGATCCATGACGGGCGGCTGCGCTGA
- a CDS encoding YncE family protein, whose translation MRKAGALRFTRRRRRPSHPLLRSGGRFWAWGLVCLAWLPAHALAQQALVTAQLGNAVEIIDLGSKTILQSIPVPGAPAGIALSPDRKTAYVTRPEGHGVSVIDLDARRVTASLDLPGGPLGIGVNPKSGEVYVADWYGARVFVLRPNAAGLTLEGEIATGKSPSGIAVTPDGATLLVANRESDTVSIVDVGSRRETRQVSVGQHPFGLTLSADGRYAYTANVVSNDVSAIDVAAGRETGRVTTGQRPYVIAFAVGKGFVTDQYSNTVTVFDPATLKTLAAIDVGDHPEGIAATHDGKTIVVANWGDNALSLIDPSSLQVTGTIGTGDGPRAFGDFLR comes from the coding sequence ATGCGAAAGGCCGGCGCACTTCGATTCACTCGGCGGAGGCGCCGGCCGTCCCACCCTCTCCTCCGCAGCGGGGGGAGGTTTTGGGCCTGGGGCCTCGTCTGCTTGGCCTGGCTGCCCGCCCACGCCCTGGCGCAGCAAGCCCTCGTCACGGCGCAGCTCGGCAACGCCGTCGAGATCATCGACCTCGGGTCCAAGACAATCCTGCAATCGATCCCCGTACCGGGGGCGCCGGCGGGCATCGCTCTCTCACCCGACCGGAAGACCGCCTATGTCACCCGCCCCGAGGGCCACGGCGTCTCGGTCATCGATCTCGACGCGCGCCGGGTGACCGCGAGTCTCGATCTGCCCGGTGGCCCGCTCGGCATCGGCGTCAATCCGAAATCCGGCGAGGTTTACGTCGCGGACTGGTACGGTGCCCGTGTCTTCGTGCTGCGTCCGAATGCGGCGGGCCTGACGCTGGAGGGCGAGATCGCCACCGGGAAATCCCCTTCGGGCATCGCGGTGACGCCGGACGGCGCCACGCTGCTGGTGGCCAACCGCGAATCCGACACGGTCTCGATCGTCGACGTGGGAAGCCGACGGGAGACGCGGCAAGTATCCGTGGGCCAGCACCCGTTCGGCCTGACCCTCTCGGCGGACGGTCGCTACGCCTACACCGCCAACGTGGTCTCGAACGATGTCTCGGCCATCGACGTCGCCGCCGGCCGCGAAACCGGCCGCGTCACCACCGGCCAGCGGCCCTACGTGATCGCGTTCGCTGTCGGCAAAGGCTTCGTGACCGACCAGTATTCCAACACCGTGACGGTGTTCGACCCCGCCACCTTGAAGACATTGGCCGCGATCGATGTCGGCGATCACCCCGAGGGCATCGCCGCCACCCACGACGGGAAGACGATCGTCGTCGCCAACTGGGGCGACAACGCCCTGAGCCTGATCGACCCGTCGAGCCTTCAGGTCACCGGCACGATCGGGACCGGCGACGGGCCCCGCGCCTTCGGGGACTTCCTGCGGTAG
- a CDS encoding hydantoinase/oxoprolinase family protein, with the protein MNRTGTRVIGWDLGGVHVKAALVEEGRVVEAVQAPCRLWRGVPALDETFAQLPGWVRGEAVHAVTMTGELTDCFADRADGVHQLSAWAAAVLKGSVRIYAGRAGFVSADNARAHAADIASANWHATAALIGRHVPQALLVDIGSTTADLIPIVAGRPAAQGYSDAERLETGELVYTGVVRTPLLAFATHAPWRGRHTRLMAETFASTADIYRLTGDLPEGADQQYSADLKGKSIPETEIRLARMVGRDRGEGSAEEWRALAAWFAEAQLRPLHDAAAVLLSRPDLPADAPLVVCGAGRFLAERLAARLGRRPVPLTETIAGCLNGDDAAWVSTCGPAVAVGLIG; encoded by the coding sequence GTGAACCGGACTGGAACCAGGGTCATCGGGTGGGATCTCGGCGGGGTGCATGTCAAGGCGGCGCTCGTCGAGGAGGGCCGCGTGGTCGAGGCGGTGCAGGCGCCCTGCCGGCTCTGGCGCGGCGTCCCCGCCCTGGACGAGACCTTCGCGCAACTGCCGGGCTGGGTGCGGGGCGAGGCCGTGCACGCCGTCACCATGACCGGCGAGCTGACCGATTGCTTCGCCGACCGGGCGGACGGGGTGCATCAACTTTCGGCCTGGGCGGCGGCGGTGCTCAAAGGCAGCGTGCGGATCTATGCCGGCCGCGCCGGCTTCGTCTCGGCCGACAACGCCCGCGCGCATGCGGCCGATATCGCCTCGGCCAACTGGCACGCCACTGCCGCCCTGATCGGCCGGCACGTCCCTCAAGCGCTGCTGGTCGATATCGGCTCGACCACCGCCGACCTGATCCCGATCGTGGCGGGCCGGCCCGCCGCGCAGGGCTACAGCGACGCCGAGCGGCTGGAGACGGGCGAACTCGTCTATACCGGCGTGGTGCGCACGCCGCTCCTGGCCTTTGCCACCCACGCGCCCTGGCGCGGCCGGCATACGCGGCTGATGGCCGAGACCTTCGCCAGCACCGCCGACATCTATCGGCTCACCGGCGATCTGCCGGAGGGCGCCGACCAGCAATACAGCGCCGACCTCAAGGGCAAGTCGATCCCCGAGACCGAGATCCGGCTCGCCCGCATGGTCGGCCGCGACCGGGGGGAGGGGAGTGCCGAGGAATGGCGGGCGCTGGCCGCGTGGTTCGCAGAGGCGCAACTGCGCCCCCTGCACGATGCCGCCGCCGTGCTGCTCTCGCGCCCCGATCTGCCCGCGGATGCGCCGCTCGTGGTCTGCGGCGCCGGCCGCTTCCTGGCCGAGCGGCTGGCCGCCCGGCTCGGACGCCGCCCGGTGCCGCTCACCGAGACCATCGCCGGATGCTTGAACGGTGACGATGCCGCCTGGGTCTCGACCTGCGGCCCGGCGGTGGCCGTCGGCTTGATCGGGTGA
- a CDS encoding SRPBCC family protein: protein MKFRTLAAVAALATVTFAAQAHGPTRQKVSESIEINAPADKVWAIVGNFQDGSWIPVVEKTEGKGGNEVKATRTLTLKGGPTVEEELAKYDAEKKLLMYRITKVDVKTLPVNDYSSTIELEGDGAKTKMTWRGAFYRGYMNNDPPPELNDEASKKAVLGLYKAGLENVKAKAEKGS, encoded by the coding sequence ATGAAATTCAGGACGCTCGCCGCCGTGGCGGCGCTTGCCACGGTGACCTTCGCCGCGCAGGCCCACGGCCCGACCCGGCAGAAGGTATCGGAGTCGATCGAGATCAACGCCCCCGCCGACAAGGTCTGGGCGATCGTCGGCAACTTCCAGGACGGAAGCTGGATTCCGGTGGTCGAGAAGACCGAGGGCAAGGGCGGCAACGAGGTCAAGGCGACCCGCACGCTGACCCTGAAGGGCGGCCCCACGGTCGAGGAAGAGCTCGCCAAATACGACGCCGAGAAGAAGCTCCTCATGTATCGGATCACCAAGGTCGACGTGAAGACCCTGCCGGTGAACGATTATTCCTCGACGATCGAGCTCGAGGGCGACGGCGCCAAGACCAAGATGACGTGGCGCGGCGCGTTCTATCGCGGCTACATGAACAACGATCCGCCGCCGGAACTGAACGACGAGGCCTCCAAGAAGGCCGTGCTCGGCCTCTACAAGGCGGGGCTGGAGAACGTGAAGGCCAAGGCCGAAAAGGGTTCGTAA
- a CDS encoding triphosphoribosyl-dephospho-CoA synthase has protein sequence MSGTPPGGLSAATVADLYRAACLAELDALKPGNVHGYAPGHRMVVADFVTSADVSAPPLAAAGARVGQRVRGGVEATFAAVEQNTNLGILLLCAPLAYAAEQPGPLTEALNAVLAGFDASDSRDVFAAIRRANPGGLGRAERHDVSRTDDGAVPPLRAAMAEAAPRDRIARAYTDGFRDLFAIGLPALVGARARGLVPPWTTTAVHLAYLMAVPDSHIARKHGPERAEAVRAQTQASLAGLDLATAPVEQLLDYDRALKQAGLNPGTSADFTVATLFLDALLSARGETV, from the coding sequence ATGAGCGGGACGCCGCCCGGCGGCCTGTCTGCGGCGACGGTGGCCGACCTCTACCGGGCCGCCTGCCTCGCCGAACTCGACGCGCTGAAACCCGGCAACGTCCACGGCTACGCCCCCGGCCACCGCATGGTCGTGGCCGATTTCGTCACCAGTGCCGACGTGTCGGCACCGCCGCTCGCTGCCGCGGGAGCGCGCGTCGGGCAGCGGGTGCGCGGCGGGGTCGAGGCGACTTTCGCCGCCGTCGAGCAGAACACCAATCTCGGCATCCTGCTCCTCTGCGCGCCGCTCGCTTATGCCGCGGAGCAGCCCGGCCCGCTGACCGAGGCCCTGAACGCCGTGCTGGCGGGGTTCGATGCCTCCGATTCCCGCGACGTGTTCGCGGCGATCCGCCGGGCCAATCCCGGCGGCCTCGGCCGGGCCGAGCGCCACGACGTGTCCCGAACCGATGACGGAGCGGTCCCGCCGCTGCGCGCGGCGATGGCGGAGGCCGCCCCGCGCGACCGCATCGCCCGCGCCTACACGGACGGTTTTCGTGATCTTTTCGCGATCGGCCTGCCGGCGCTGGTGGGCGCGCGGGCGCGCGGGCTCGTCCCGCCCTGGACGACGACCGCGGTTCATCTCGCCTATCTCATGGCCGTGCCGGACAGCCACATCGCCCGCAAGCACGGCCCCGAGCGGGCCGAGGCGGTGCGGGCGCAAACGCAGGCGTCTCTCGCAGGCCTCGATCTCGCAACAGCGCCGGTCGAGCAGCTCCTCGACTACGACCGCGCGCTGAAGCAGGCCGGCCTCAATCCCGGCACGAGCGCCGACTTCACCGTCGCGACGCTGTTTCTCGACGCCCTCCTGTCCGCCCGTGGCGAGACCGTCTGA
- a CDS encoding RimK family alpha-L-glutamate ligase, whose protein sequence is MRIGLAADNGNWHKARLREALRGFGAEPLLFSLADVAVVTGGGEPLRVPGFEDGLPDGVLLRTIAGGTFEATTMRLGVLHALVASGVTVWNGPTAIERSVDKAATSLLIARAGLPTPDTFVVSKREAAAEIVAREARPGKPIVLKPLFGSQGEGLMLLENPDDLPAQEAVSGVYYLQRYVARADGLWRDYRVFVCEGRAIAGMIREGDGWITNVHRGGRPFAWDVPARAAELAEAAAAAVGVDYTGIDLVEDGEGGFLVLEVNSMPAWSGLQQVTEVDIAGAVARGFLNAVRAARPPRLVSALG, encoded by the coding sequence ATGCGCATCGGGCTCGCGGCCGACAACGGCAATTGGCACAAGGCGCGGCTGCGGGAGGCCTTGCGGGGCTTCGGAGCCGAGCCGCTGCTGTTCTCGCTCGCCGACGTCGCCGTGGTCACCGGTGGCGGTGAGCCGCTGCGGGTGCCCGGCTTCGAGGACGGGCTGCCCGACGGCGTCCTGCTGCGCACCATCGCCGGCGGCACGTTCGAGGCCACCACCATGCGGCTCGGCGTGCTCCACGCGCTGGTCGCCTCGGGCGTCACCGTCTGGAACGGGCCGACGGCGATCGAGCGCTCGGTGGACAAGGCGGCGACCTCGCTTCTGATCGCCCGCGCCGGCTTGCCGACGCCCGACACCTTCGTCGTCTCGAAGCGCGAGGCGGCGGCCGAGATCGTCGCCCGCGAGGCGCGGCCGGGAAAACCGATCGTGCTCAAGCCCCTGTTCGGCTCGCAGGGCGAGGGGCTGATGCTCCTCGAAAACCCCGATGATTTGCCGGCGCAGGAGGCGGTGAGCGGTGTCTACTACCTTCAGCGCTACGTCGCCCGTGCCGACGGGCTGTGGCGCGACTACCGCGTCTTCGTCTGCGAGGGCCGGGCGATCGCCGGCATGATCCGCGAGGGCGACGGCTGGATCACCAACGTCCACCGCGGCGGCCGGCCCTTCGCCTGGGACGTGCCGGCCCGCGCCGCCGAACTCGCCGAGGCCGCCGCCGCCGCGGTCGGCGTCGATTATACCGGTATCGACCTCGTCGAGGATGGCGAAGGCGGCTTTCTGGTGCTGGAGGTCAATTCCATGCCGGCCTGGTCCGGCCTGCAGCAGGTGACGGAGGTCGACATCGCCGGGGCGGTGGCGCGCGGCTTCCTCAACGCGGTGCGCGCCGCTCGCCCGCCGCGGCTGGTCTCGGCGCTCGGATGA
- a CDS encoding ATP-grasp domain-containing protein, whose translation MLDLFGDEDTLALAESHRPLPGRFGAGARDRAGVLAGLDALSEEAGGVLGVVLGSGFEGAPDLIAEIAARHRLLGASPETVATLKDPFRFADLCERLAIPHPPITAGPVTERGAWLLKQTGGCGGSHIRASAAGTAPPGHYLQARMPGRAFALNFLSDGRRIEPLALTEQWQAPSPLRAFRYAGALARGRGEAEPVPAMVTAEIAEAALRLARATGLSGLASADCLVDGDTWWLLEINPRPGATLDVLDRRPTPLLIQHIEAALGQMPSIEAAPADATGAEICYAARTCAAVPPLDWPDHVRDRPRAGSHVARDAPFCTVTASRPDAAAVKQELRARAETVRVLLEETENSHEFQHERAEPQRPGRAAGREPRR comes from the coding sequence GTGCTCGATCTGTTCGGCGACGAGGACACGCTGGCGCTGGCCGAGAGCCACCGCCCGCTGCCCGGCCGCTTCGGTGCAGGTGCCCGCGACCGGGCCGGCGTGCTGGCAGGGCTCGATGCGTTGTCGGAGGAAGCCGGCGGCGTCCTCGGCGTGGTGCTCGGCAGTGGATTCGAGGGCGCGCCGGATCTCATCGCCGAGATCGCCGCCCGCCATCGCCTGCTCGGTGCCAGCCCCGAGACGGTCGCCACCCTCAAGGATCCGTTCCGTTTCGCCGACCTGTGCGAACGCCTCGCGATTCCGCATCCGCCGATCACCGCTGGCCCGGTCACGGAGCGCGGCGCTTGGCTCCTCAAGCAGACGGGGGGCTGCGGCGGTTCGCATATCCGCGCGAGTGCGGCCGGCACCGCCCCGCCGGGTCACTACCTCCAGGCCCGGATGCCCGGCCGTGCCTTTGCCCTGAACTTTTTGTCCGATGGCCGCCGCATCGAACCCCTGGCGCTGACCGAGCAGTGGCAGGCGCCCTCGCCACTGCGGGCGTTCCGCTATGCCGGCGCGCTCGCCCGCGGCCGCGGCGAGGCGGAGCCGGTCCCGGCCATGGTCACCGCGGAGATCGCCGAGGCGGCGCTTCGGCTCGCTCGCGCCACCGGCCTCTCCGGCCTCGCCAGCGCCGATTGCCTCGTCGATGGCGACACATGGTGGCTGCTGGAGATCAATCCGCGCCCCGGCGCCACCCTCGACGTGCTCGACAGGCGCCCGACGCCGCTCCTGATTCAGCATATCGAGGCGGCGCTCGGCCAGATGCCGTCAATCGAGGCCGCCCCGGCGGATGCGACGGGCGCCGAGATCTGTTACGCGGCCCGGACCTGCGCGGCGGTGCCGCCGCTCGATTGGCCGGATCACGTGCGGGACCGGCCGCGGGCCGGCAGCCATGTGGCGCGCGACGCACCGTTCTGCACGGTGACGGCCTCCCGGCCGGACGCCGCGGCGGTCAAGCAAGAATTGCGGGCGAGGGCCGAGACGGTCCGCGTGCTGCTGGAGGAGACGGAGAACAGTCATGAGTTCCAACACGAGCGCGCCGAGCCTCAACGCCCTGGCCGGGCCGCTGGTCGAGAGCCTCGTCGCTGA